A stretch of the Vitis vinifera cultivar Pinot Noir 40024 chromosome 16, ASM3070453v1 genome encodes the following:
- the LOC100265156 gene encoding zinc finger A20 and AN1 domain-containing stress-associated protein 1 has protein sequence MEDPILCANGCGFFGTTATRNLCSKCYRDFLKEEEESTKTKVMSMKKAMGPRVESTSSLDDVATSMAQLSLSLDNTKKTSNGDPSTKMKSEQCEMCKKKMGIIGFKCRCGSMFCGKHRLPEKHECNFDYKAMGREILRKQNPSLKPEKLPGRL, from the coding sequence atgGAAGATCCAATACTATGCGCCAATGGATGTGGCTTCTTTGGGACAACTGCCACTCGAAACCTATGTTCCAAGTGCTATAGAGATTTTctcaaggaagaagaagagtcTACGAAAACAAAAGTCATGTCCATGAAGAAAGCTATGGGGCCAAGGGTAGAGTCAACCTCATCTTTAGATGATGTTGCCACCTCCATGGCTCAACTATCTTTATCTTTGGACAATACTAAGAAGACTAGTAATGGTGATCCTTCCACAAAGATGAAGTCGGAGCAATGCGAGATGTGTAAGAAGAAGATGGGAATCATAGGATTCAAGTGCAGGTGTGGGAGTATGTTCTGTGGGAAGCATCGTTTGCCCGAAAAGCATGAATGCAACTTTGACTACAAGGCTATGGGGCGTGAGATTTTGAGGAAGCAAAACCCATCATTGAAGCCTGAGAAGTTACCAGGAAGGTTATGA
- the LOC100260043 gene encoding hypersensitive-induced response protein 4, with protein MGNLCCMACVDQASIGVVERWGRFDKLAQPGFHFFNPLAGECLAGLLSTRISSLDVRIETKTKDNVFVQMLCSIQYRVIKENADDAFYELQNPKEQIQAFVFDVVRAHVPRMTLDELFEQKGDVAQTVLEELEKVMGAYGYNIEHILMVDIIPDASVRKAMNEINAAQRLQLANVYKGEAEKILQVKKAEAEAEAKYLGGVGVAKQRQAITDGLRENILNFSNKVDGTSAKEVMDLIMVTQYFDTIKDLGNSSKNTTVFIPHGPGHVRDIGSQIRNGMMEASSAQLNVE; from the exons ATGGGGAACCTGTGTTGTATGGCGTGTGTAGACCAAGCCAGCATAGGGGTGGTGGAGAGATGGGGTCGCTTCGACAAATTGGCTCAGCCTGGCTTCCACTTCTTCAATCCTTTAGCCGGTGAGTGTCTCGCCGGCCTTTTGTCCACCCGGATCAGTTCTCTCGATGTCCGCATCGAAACCAAGACCaag GACAATGTATTTGTTCAAATGCTTTGCTCAATCCAATATCGTGTGATTAAAGAAAATGCGGATGATGCCTTTTATGAGTTACAGAACCCCAAAGAGCAGATTCAGGCTTTTGTGTTTGATG TGGTTCGAGCTCATGTTCCAAGAATGACTTTGGATGAGCTGTTTGAACAAAAGGGTGATGTTGCTCAAACCGTCTTGGAGGAGCTTGAGAAG GTGATGGGAGCTTACGGATATAACATAGAGCACATACTGATGGTTGATATTATACCTGATGCTTCTGTACGCAAGGCAATGAATGAGATAAATGCAG CTCAAAGGCTTCAGCTTGCTAATGTATACAAGGGAGAGGCTGAAAAGATCCTCCAAGTTAAGAAGGCAGAGGCTGAAGCTGAAGCCAAGTACCTAGGTGGGGTAGGTGTAGCCAAGCAGAGGCAGGCAATCACTGATGGCTTGAGAGAGAACATCTTGAACTTCTCCAACAAGGTGGATGGTACCTCAGCTAAGGAGGTGATGGATCTCATCATGGTCACCCAATACTTTGACACCATCAAAGACCTTGGGAACTCATCAAAGAATACGACTGTTTTCATACCTCATGGCCCTGGTCATGTCAGGGATATTGGTTCACAGATTCGCAATGGGATGATGGAGGCATCCAGTGCTCAGCTGAATGTGGAGTAG